A part of Anabas testudineus chromosome 7, fAnaTes1.2, whole genome shotgun sequence genomic DNA contains:
- the angptl7 gene encoding angiopoietin-related protein 7, with product MAKANLNLVTLVVTLLLLAETWAQSARKRQVNPKPTKTQCCDEVRSLKIQVANLTSLLEELSRKQQTDMMNVVRQIMDLDKQNRLQEDRVTEAEMRYSEIHNRVEIMQLQSLQSAPQTSSDAIYDCASLYTKNYKISGEYKLPKDEFLGAPELNVFCDMETNGGGWTVIQRRKIGLTSFNRDWKHYKNGFGSIRGDFWLGNDHIFRLTRQPSMLRIELEDWEGETRFAEYGFFTLGNELNSYKLFIANYSGNAGDSLRYHNNTNFSTNNKDNDKCVDDCASLRKGGYWYNCCTDSNLNGVFYRYGEHTKNTDGITWYGWHGSTYSLKKVEMKVRPVGFQP from the exons ATGGCAAAAGCTAACTTGAACCTAGTGACTCTGGTGGTCACACTGCTTCTGTTAGCAGAGACATGGGCCCAGAGTGCCAGGAAGAGACAGGTAAATCCAAAGCCCACCAAGACTCAGTGCTGTGATGAGGTGCGCTCTCTTAAAATTCAGGTGGCCAATCTGACCAGTCTCCTTGAGGAGCTGAGTcgcaaacagcaaacagacatgATGAACGTTGTGAGGCAAATAATGGATCTGGACAAACAGAACAGGCTGCAAGAAGACCGGGTcacagaggcagagatgagGTATTCGGAAATCCACAATCGTGTGGAGATCATGCAGTTACAAAGTCTACAGTCTGCTCCTCAGACTTCATCAG ATGCCATTTATGACTGTGCATCACTCTACACCAAGAACTACAAAATCTCTGGCGAGTACAAACTGCCCAAAGATGAGTTTCTGGGTGCACCTGAGCTGAAC GTGTTCTGCGATATGGAGACAAATGGAGGTGGTTGGACTGTGATCCAAAGGCGCAAGATTGGCCTGACATCATTCAACCGTGACTGGAAACATTACAAAAATGGATTTGGATCCATCCGTGGAGACTTCTGGCTAGGCAATGACCATATCTTCCGTCTAACAAGGCAGCCCAGTATGCTTAGGATTGAATTGGAG GACTGGGAAGGAGAGACACGCTTTGCTGAGTATGGCTTTTTCACTTTGGGTAATGAGCTCAACAGCTACAAACTCTTTATTGCCAACTACAGTGGGAACGCTGGAGACTCCCTGCGCTACCACAACAACACCAACTTCAGCACCAACAACAAGGACAATGACAAATGTGTGGATGACTGTGCTTCTCTGCGCAAAG GTGGGTACTGGTACAACTGCTGCACTGACTCCAACCTGAATGGTGTTTTTTACCGCTATGGTGAGCACACAAAGAACACAGATGGGATCACTTGGTATGGCTGGCATGGATCCACCTACTCCCTTAAAAAGGTAGAGATGAAGGTCCGGCCAGTGGGTTTTCAACCATAA